The genomic segment CATACTCAATCAGGGAGTAGAGCTTCTGCGCACCACATGTGGAACTCCGAACTATGTAGCTCCTGAAGTACTTCGTGGCCAAGGTTACGATGGTTCAGCAGCAGATATTTGGTCTTGCGGGGTTATTCTTTTCGTTATAATGGCTGGATTTTTACCCTTTTCTGAGACAGATCTTCCTGGGTTGTATAGAAAAGTAAGTAACATATTTTTCTGGACATGTTCGTGGGTATTTTTTGCACACTTATCAGGTATTGGTGTAATCCACATAATTTTCTGTGTGAACTACTGGTTGTTGACAAATAATAGGGTTTCTTTAGAAAGCTAGCATGTTATTGCAATCTCGATTAAGAAAAGATAATGAATTTTCCTTGCTGTAGGTTTTTCAAACCGTTTAATGATTTGGGTATTGTCACCCTTAGTTTTGAGCCGTATCATCATTGTTTCTACAGATAAATGCAGCAGAATTTGCTTGTCCACCGTGGTTTTCTGCTGAAGTGAAGTCTTTAATACATAAGATACTTGACCCCAACCCCAAAACAGTGAGTATTTTGCTTCACCATCTCAAGCTTTCAGGTTTGCTATTATTAATTATGGTTCTAGTAATTTTATCTGTTTATCTATGATTGTTTCCCAATTAGAGCAGCGTATTCAAATACAAGGAATTAGGAAAGATCACTGgttcaaattaaattatgtgCCTAACCGAGTaagggaagaggaagaagtcaaTTTGGATGATGTCCGTGCAGTTTTTGATGGAATTGAGGTTGGTCATTCGTTTCATTGTCTCATTCTCTTTGGTGGTCAATTCCATTTACCTATTTAAGATCTTTTAGGAACTTTTGGATGACCAAGAAGAAGTGTTTGACTGTTTGCTACAGGATAGAACAAAATAGTAGTCACATGATAAGTACCAAAGCTGTAAGCTGCTTTATATGCTTTGAAAGAATTCTCGAGCTTGGTTTTTAAATCATGTTTCCCTCTATACATTCGAGTAAATATTAATGAACTTAGAATCACATGCTCAGCCCTCTTCATATTGATAACTTGAATTCTCTATTCTCCACCCAATGCCCAAACCAATTACCTAGAAAATTTCAGATTACCCAAACACAATCTCCCCCGAGTCCTTTTCACCAGTTAGCTAATGATTGGTACTGGCTGTCAACATAGTACAAGCCACTACAAACCACCTTGGGATAATTCCAATGATCTGGCAGTCACCAGGCTAGTACAATCACTTAACAATATATGTCTCCTACTAAGATTGTGTTAGCTGTGGTATGGCCTATAAATATATAGGTACCGTAAATTTGTAATgcatatttagaatatttaacTAAAACTTGGCTTTTGCTCATCTGAAACTGATAGTTAAAAATGTTATACAGAAACCTCAGTATGTGTGTCTTAGCTCACGCTACCTTTGCTTGCTTTTCATATAGTTGACCTCAGTTGCATTTGTTCACAGGGCAGTTATGTAGCGGAGAATTTAGAGAGCAAGGATGAGGGCCCCCTGATGATGAATGCCTTTGAGATGATAACCTTATCACAAGGCTTAAATTTATCAGCACTATTTGATAGGAGACAGGTAGTACCTGATTGGTCAGAGAGATCTCCatattatatactgtatataagaATGTCAGTAGGACTAGTCATTAAACTTCCCATCTTGACAGCCTTATGGTGTTAATTTGATGATGTGCTTTAGTTTCTAGTAAGTATAGATAATGATAGAATTGGTTGCATGACACTAGTAGATAGAAATGgaaatccaaattttttccTCCATATTGATGGCTGATCCTTTGATCTCGCAGGATTTTGTTAAAAGACAAACCCGTTTTGTTTCTCGAAGGGCACCTAATGAAATAATTGCTAATATTGAGGCTGTTGCGGACTCAATCGGTTTTAAATCTCATACACGAAACTTCAAGGTAACTACTTCCTAGCATATAAATTTACTGTTTGAAACTGATATAATTGCCAAGGCAACTTAGTTATCTTTGGCGTCAAAAAGGAAAGCCCTAGTGTGAAATATCATTTATCTAGTGTTTAGCAAAGGGTAAAGATTTACTATGATTTGGTACGTATAGTTTCTTAATTATCCACTTTATGTGCTCAACAGACAAGGCTTGAGGGATTAGCTTCGATCAAGGCCGGGAAGTTGGCT from the Camelina sativa cultivar DH55 chromosome 12, Cs, whole genome shotgun sequence genome contains:
- the LOC104732523 gene encoding CBL-interacting serine/threonine-protein kinase 24; this encodes MMTTKVRRVGKYEVGRTIGEGTFAKVKFARNTDTGENVAIKIMAKSTILKHRMVDQIKREISIMKIVRHPNIVRLYEVLASPSKIYIVLEFVTGGELFDRIVHNGRLEESESRKYFQQLVDAVAHCHCKGVFHRDLKPENLLLDSNGNLKVSDFGLSALPQPGVELLRTTCGTPNYVAPEVLRGQGYDGSAADIWSCGVILFVIMAGFLPFSETDLPGLYRKINAAEFACPPWFSAEVKSLIHKILDPNPKTRIQIQGIRKDHWFKLNYVPNRVREEEEVNLDDVRAVFDGIEGSYVAENLESKDEGPLMMNAFEMITLSQGLNLSALFDRRQDFVKRQTRFVSRRAPNEIIANIEAVADSIGFKSHTRNFKTRLEGLASIKAGKLAVVIEIYEVAPSLFMVDVRKAAGETLEYHKFYKKLCAKLENIIWRAREGMPKSELLRTITF